Proteins found in one Ovis aries strain OAR_USU_Benz2616 breed Rambouillet chromosome 19, ARS-UI_Ramb_v3.0, whole genome shotgun sequence genomic segment:
- the SLC26A6 gene encoding solute carrier family 26 member 6 isoform X3 codes for MGLSEAPGERDTQALLSRTQAMELRRRDYHVERPLLNQEQLEELGSRSPAPVTLQWRTWFRCSRARAQALLLQYLPVLAWLPQYSVRDWLLGDLLSGLSVAIMQLPQGLAYALLAGLPPVYGLYSSFYPVFVYFLFGTSRHISVGTFAVMSVMVGSVMESLAPDDAFLLGLNSTVNVTARDDTRVQLASTLSVLVGLFQVGLGMVHFGFVVTYLSEPLVRAYTTAASVHVFISQLKYVFGLHLSSRSGPLSLIYTVLEVCWKLPQTVVGTVITAIVAGVVLVLVKLLNEKLRRHLPMPLPGELLTLIGATGISYGVGLQQAFGVDIVGKIPAGLVPPKAPHPQLFAKLLGNAFAIAVVGFAIAISLGKIFALRHGYRVYSNQELVALGLSNLLGGIFQCFPVSCSMSRSLVQESTGGNTQVAGAVSSFFILIIIVKLGELFQDLPKAVLAAVVIVNLKGMVMQFTDVFSLWKANRMDLLIWVVTFVATILLNLDLGLAVAVVFSLMLVVVRTQMPHYSVLGQMPDTDIYRDLAEYSGAREVPGVKVFRSSATVYFANAELYSDSLKQRCGVDVDYLLSQKKKLLRKQELKLKRLQKENKLPKQAAASKGTSISINVNTTVVDIESNNDVEGSKAKRVWFPRRRAQGLS; via the exons ATGGGGCTATCGGAAGCGCCGGG AGAGAGGGACACGCAGGCACTGCTGTCCAGGACGCAGGCCATGGAGCTGAGGCGGCGAGACTACCATGTGGAGCGGCCGCTGCTGAACCAAGAACAGCTGGAAGAGCTGGGGAGCCGGAGCCCAGCACCAGTGACGCTCCAGTGGCGAACCTGGTTTCG GTGCTCCCGTGCGCGGGCCCAAGCCCTTCTGCTTCAATACCTCCCGGTTTTGGCCTGGCTCCCCCAGTATTCTGTGCGTGACTGGCTTCTGGGTGACTTGTTGTCTGGCCTGAGTGTGGCCATTATGCAGCTACCACAGG GCCTGGCCTATGCCCTCCTGGCTGGACTGCCCCCCGTGTATGGCCTCTACAGCTCCTTCTATCCTGTCTTTGTTTATTTCCTGTTTGGCACTTCCCGGCACATCTCTGTGG GCACCTTTGCCGTCATGTCCGTGATGGTGGGCAGTGTGATGGAATCGCTGGCTCCGGACGACGCCTTCCTGCTGGGCTTGAACTCCACAGTCAACGTGACAGCCCGGGACGACACCCGGGTGCAGCTGGCCTCCACTCTCAGTGTCCTCGTGGGCCTCTTCCAG GTGGGACTGGGCATGGTCCACTTCGGCTTCGTGGTCACCTACCTATCAGAGCCTCTGGTCCGAGCCTACACCACGGCCGCGTCTGTGCACGTGTTTATCTCGCAACTCAAGTATGTGTTTGGCCTCCATCTAAGCAGCCGCTCTGGACCGCTGTCCCTCATCTAT ACAGTACTGGAGGTCTGCTGGAAGCTGCCCCAGACGGTGGTCGGTACCGTGATCACTGCCATCGTGGCGGGAGTGGTGCTCGTGCTGGTGAAGCTGCTGAATGAAAAGCTACGGCGACATCTGCCCATGCCACTCCCCGGGGAGCTGCTCACG CTCATCGGGGCCACAGGCATCTCCTACGGCGTGGGCCTGCAGCAGGCATTTGGGGTGGACATCGTGGGCAAAATCCCCGCAGG GCTGGTGCCCCCGAAGGCCCCCCACCCACAGCTGTTTGCAAAGCTTCTGGGCAATGCCTTCGCCATCGCTGTGGTCGGGTTCGCCATTGCCATCTCGCTGGGCAAGATCTTCGCCTTGAGGCACGGCTACCGGGTGTACAGCAACCAG GAGCTGGTGGCTCTCGGCCTCAGTAACCTCCTTGGGGGCATCTTCCAGTGCTTCCCTGTGAGCTGCTCTATGTCTCGGAGCCTGGTGCAGGAGAGCACCGGGGGCAACACCCAG GTGGCTGGAGCCGTCTCCTCCTTCTTCATCCTCATTATCATCGTCAAACTGGGAGAACTCTTCCAAGACCTGCCCAAG GCGGTCCTGGCCGCCGTGGTCATCGTGAACTTGAAGGGCATGGTGATGCAGTTCACCGACGTGTTCTCCCTCTGGAAGGCCAATCGAATGGATCTG CTCATCTGGGTGGTGACCTTTGTGGCCACCATCCTGCTGAATCTGGACCTCGGCCTGGCAGTGGCAGTAGTATTCTCCCTGATGCTAGTAGTGGTCCGCACCCAGAT GCCCCACTACTCTGTCCTGGGGCAGATGCCAGACACAGATATTTACAGAGACCTGGCAGAATACTCAGGG GCCAGGGAGGTCCCAGGCGTGAAGGTCTTCCGTTCCTCAGCCACTGTGTACTTTGCCAACGCCGAGCTCTACAGTGACTCACTGAAGCAGAGG TGCGGTGTGGATGTGGACTACCTCCTCTCCCAGAAGAAGAAGCTGCTCCGGAAGCaagagctgaagctgaagcgaCTGCAGAAGGAGAATAAGCTCCCCAAACAG GCTGCTGCCTCCAAGGGCACATCCATCTCCATCAATGTCAACACTACTGTCGTGGACATCGAGAGCAACAACGATGTGGAGGGCTCCAAGGCCAAG CGTGTCTGGTTCCCCAGGAGGCGAGCGCAGGGACTGAGCTAG
- the SLC26A6 gene encoding solute carrier family 26 member 6 isoform X1 yields MGLSEAPGERDTQALLSRTQAMELRRRDYHVERPLLNQEQLEELGSRSPAPVTLQWRTWFRCSRARAQALLLQYLPVLAWLPQYSVRDWLLGDLLSGLSVAIMQLPQGLAYALLAGLPPVYGLYSSFYPVFVYFLFGTSRHISVGTFAVMSVMVGSVMESLAPDDAFLLGLNSTVNVTARDDTRVQLASTLSVLVGLFQVGLGMVHFGFVVTYLSEPLVRAYTTAASVHVFISQLKYVFGLHLSSRSGPLSLIYTVLEVCWKLPQTVVGTVITAIVAGVVLVLVKLLNEKLRRHLPMPLPGELLTLIGATGISYGVGLQQAFGVDIVGKIPAGLVPPKAPHPQLFAKLLGNAFAIAVVGFAIAISLGKIFALRHGYRVYSNQELVALGLSNLLGGIFQCFPVSCSMSRSLVQESTGGNTQVAGAVSSFFILIIIVKLGELFQDLPKAVLAAVVIVNLKGMVMQFTDVFSLWKANRMDLLIWVVTFVATILLNLDLGLAVAVVFSLMLVVVRTQMPHYSVLGQMPDTDIYRDLAEYSGAREVPGVKVFRSSATVYFANAELYSDSLKQRCGVDVDYLLSQKKKLLRKQELKLKRLQKENKLPKQAAASKGTSISINVNTTVVDIESNNDVEGSKAKEASAGTELEETGAWAPEDAKASDMSSLKALGLPQPDFHTLILDLSSFSFVDTVCLKSLKNIFRDFREIEVEVYMAACHAPVIKQLEDGHFFDASITKQHLFASVHDAVLFALQQRRSSPVDPVLVTKL; encoded by the exons ATGGGGCTATCGGAAGCGCCGGG AGAGAGGGACACGCAGGCACTGCTGTCCAGGACGCAGGCCATGGAGCTGAGGCGGCGAGACTACCATGTGGAGCGGCCGCTGCTGAACCAAGAACAGCTGGAAGAGCTGGGGAGCCGGAGCCCAGCACCAGTGACGCTCCAGTGGCGAACCTGGTTTCG GTGCTCCCGTGCGCGGGCCCAAGCCCTTCTGCTTCAATACCTCCCGGTTTTGGCCTGGCTCCCCCAGTATTCTGTGCGTGACTGGCTTCTGGGTGACTTGTTGTCTGGCCTGAGTGTGGCCATTATGCAGCTACCACAGG GCCTGGCCTATGCCCTCCTGGCTGGACTGCCCCCCGTGTATGGCCTCTACAGCTCCTTCTATCCTGTCTTTGTTTATTTCCTGTTTGGCACTTCCCGGCACATCTCTGTGG GCACCTTTGCCGTCATGTCCGTGATGGTGGGCAGTGTGATGGAATCGCTGGCTCCGGACGACGCCTTCCTGCTGGGCTTGAACTCCACAGTCAACGTGACAGCCCGGGACGACACCCGGGTGCAGCTGGCCTCCACTCTCAGTGTCCTCGTGGGCCTCTTCCAG GTGGGACTGGGCATGGTCCACTTCGGCTTCGTGGTCACCTACCTATCAGAGCCTCTGGTCCGAGCCTACACCACGGCCGCGTCTGTGCACGTGTTTATCTCGCAACTCAAGTATGTGTTTGGCCTCCATCTAAGCAGCCGCTCTGGACCGCTGTCCCTCATCTAT ACAGTACTGGAGGTCTGCTGGAAGCTGCCCCAGACGGTGGTCGGTACCGTGATCACTGCCATCGTGGCGGGAGTGGTGCTCGTGCTGGTGAAGCTGCTGAATGAAAAGCTACGGCGACATCTGCCCATGCCACTCCCCGGGGAGCTGCTCACG CTCATCGGGGCCACAGGCATCTCCTACGGCGTGGGCCTGCAGCAGGCATTTGGGGTGGACATCGTGGGCAAAATCCCCGCAGG GCTGGTGCCCCCGAAGGCCCCCCACCCACAGCTGTTTGCAAAGCTTCTGGGCAATGCCTTCGCCATCGCTGTGGTCGGGTTCGCCATTGCCATCTCGCTGGGCAAGATCTTCGCCTTGAGGCACGGCTACCGGGTGTACAGCAACCAG GAGCTGGTGGCTCTCGGCCTCAGTAACCTCCTTGGGGGCATCTTCCAGTGCTTCCCTGTGAGCTGCTCTATGTCTCGGAGCCTGGTGCAGGAGAGCACCGGGGGCAACACCCAG GTGGCTGGAGCCGTCTCCTCCTTCTTCATCCTCATTATCATCGTCAAACTGGGAGAACTCTTCCAAGACCTGCCCAAG GCGGTCCTGGCCGCCGTGGTCATCGTGAACTTGAAGGGCATGGTGATGCAGTTCACCGACGTGTTCTCCCTCTGGAAGGCCAATCGAATGGATCTG CTCATCTGGGTGGTGACCTTTGTGGCCACCATCCTGCTGAATCTGGACCTCGGCCTGGCAGTGGCAGTAGTATTCTCCCTGATGCTAGTAGTGGTCCGCACCCAGAT GCCCCACTACTCTGTCCTGGGGCAGATGCCAGACACAGATATTTACAGAGACCTGGCAGAATACTCAGGG GCCAGGGAGGTCCCAGGCGTGAAGGTCTTCCGTTCCTCAGCCACTGTGTACTTTGCCAACGCCGAGCTCTACAGTGACTCACTGAAGCAGAGG TGCGGTGTGGATGTGGACTACCTCCTCTCCCAGAAGAAGAAGCTGCTCCGGAAGCaagagctgaagctgaagcgaCTGCAGAAGGAGAATAAGCTCCCCAAACAG GCTGCTGCCTCCAAGGGCACATCCATCTCCATCAATGTCAACACTACTGTCGTGGACATCGAGAGCAACAACGATGTGGAGGGCTCCAAGGCCAAG GAGGCGAGCGCAGGGACTGAGCTAGAGGAAACAGGAGCCTGGGCTCCAGAAGATGCCAAAGCCTCAGACATGTCCTCGCTGAAGGCCCTAGGCCTGCCTCAGCCAGATTTCCACACCCTCATCCTGGACCTGAGCTCCTTCTCCTTCGTGGACACTGTGTGTCTCAAGAGCCTGAAGAAT ATTTTCCGTGACTTCAGGGAGATCGAGGTGGAGGTGTACATGGCCGCCTGCCACG CTCCCGTGATCAAGCAGCTTGAGGATGGGCACTTCTTCGACGCTTCTATCACCAAGCAGCATCTGTTTGCCTCGGTCCATGACGCTGTCCTCTTTGCACTCCAACAGCGGAGGTCCAGCCCCGTCGACCCTGTTTTG gTTACCAAACTCTGA
- the SLC26A6 gene encoding solute carrier family 26 member 6 isoform X2, with translation MELRRRDYHVERPLLNQEQLEELGSRSPAPVTLQWRTWFRCSRARAQALLLQYLPVLAWLPQYSVRDWLLGDLLSGLSVAIMQLPQGLAYALLAGLPPVYGLYSSFYPVFVYFLFGTSRHISVGTFAVMSVMVGSVMESLAPDDAFLLGLNSTVNVTARDDTRVQLASTLSVLVGLFQVGLGMVHFGFVVTYLSEPLVRAYTTAASVHVFISQLKYVFGLHLSSRSGPLSLIYTVLEVCWKLPQTVVGTVITAIVAGVVLVLVKLLNEKLRRHLPMPLPGELLTLIGATGISYGVGLQQAFGVDIVGKIPAGLVPPKAPHPQLFAKLLGNAFAIAVVGFAIAISLGKIFALRHGYRVYSNQELVALGLSNLLGGIFQCFPVSCSMSRSLVQESTGGNTQVAGAVSSFFILIIIVKLGELFQDLPKAVLAAVVIVNLKGMVMQFTDVFSLWKANRMDLLIWVVTFVATILLNLDLGLAVAVVFSLMLVVVRTQMPHYSVLGQMPDTDIYRDLAEYSGAREVPGVKVFRSSATVYFANAELYSDSLKQRCGVDVDYLLSQKKKLLRKQELKLKRLQKENKLPKQAAASKGTSISINVNTTVVDIESNNDVEGSKAKEASAGTELEETGAWAPEDAKASDMSSLKALGLPQPDFHTLILDLSSFSFVDTVCLKSLKNIFRDFREIEVEVYMAACHAPVIKQLEDGHFFDASITKQHLFASVHDAVLFALQQRRSSPVDPVLVTKL, from the exons ATGGAGCTGAGGCGGCGAGACTACCATGTGGAGCGGCCGCTGCTGAACCAAGAACAGCTGGAAGAGCTGGGGAGCCGGAGCCCAGCACCAGTGACGCTCCAGTGGCGAACCTGGTTTCG GTGCTCCCGTGCGCGGGCCCAAGCCCTTCTGCTTCAATACCTCCCGGTTTTGGCCTGGCTCCCCCAGTATTCTGTGCGTGACTGGCTTCTGGGTGACTTGTTGTCTGGCCTGAGTGTGGCCATTATGCAGCTACCACAGG GCCTGGCCTATGCCCTCCTGGCTGGACTGCCCCCCGTGTATGGCCTCTACAGCTCCTTCTATCCTGTCTTTGTTTATTTCCTGTTTGGCACTTCCCGGCACATCTCTGTGG GCACCTTTGCCGTCATGTCCGTGATGGTGGGCAGTGTGATGGAATCGCTGGCTCCGGACGACGCCTTCCTGCTGGGCTTGAACTCCACAGTCAACGTGACAGCCCGGGACGACACCCGGGTGCAGCTGGCCTCCACTCTCAGTGTCCTCGTGGGCCTCTTCCAG GTGGGACTGGGCATGGTCCACTTCGGCTTCGTGGTCACCTACCTATCAGAGCCTCTGGTCCGAGCCTACACCACGGCCGCGTCTGTGCACGTGTTTATCTCGCAACTCAAGTATGTGTTTGGCCTCCATCTAAGCAGCCGCTCTGGACCGCTGTCCCTCATCTAT ACAGTACTGGAGGTCTGCTGGAAGCTGCCCCAGACGGTGGTCGGTACCGTGATCACTGCCATCGTGGCGGGAGTGGTGCTCGTGCTGGTGAAGCTGCTGAATGAAAAGCTACGGCGACATCTGCCCATGCCACTCCCCGGGGAGCTGCTCACG CTCATCGGGGCCACAGGCATCTCCTACGGCGTGGGCCTGCAGCAGGCATTTGGGGTGGACATCGTGGGCAAAATCCCCGCAGG GCTGGTGCCCCCGAAGGCCCCCCACCCACAGCTGTTTGCAAAGCTTCTGGGCAATGCCTTCGCCATCGCTGTGGTCGGGTTCGCCATTGCCATCTCGCTGGGCAAGATCTTCGCCTTGAGGCACGGCTACCGGGTGTACAGCAACCAG GAGCTGGTGGCTCTCGGCCTCAGTAACCTCCTTGGGGGCATCTTCCAGTGCTTCCCTGTGAGCTGCTCTATGTCTCGGAGCCTGGTGCAGGAGAGCACCGGGGGCAACACCCAG GTGGCTGGAGCCGTCTCCTCCTTCTTCATCCTCATTATCATCGTCAAACTGGGAGAACTCTTCCAAGACCTGCCCAAG GCGGTCCTGGCCGCCGTGGTCATCGTGAACTTGAAGGGCATGGTGATGCAGTTCACCGACGTGTTCTCCCTCTGGAAGGCCAATCGAATGGATCTG CTCATCTGGGTGGTGACCTTTGTGGCCACCATCCTGCTGAATCTGGACCTCGGCCTGGCAGTGGCAGTAGTATTCTCCCTGATGCTAGTAGTGGTCCGCACCCAGAT GCCCCACTACTCTGTCCTGGGGCAGATGCCAGACACAGATATTTACAGAGACCTGGCAGAATACTCAGGG GCCAGGGAGGTCCCAGGCGTGAAGGTCTTCCGTTCCTCAGCCACTGTGTACTTTGCCAACGCCGAGCTCTACAGTGACTCACTGAAGCAGAGG TGCGGTGTGGATGTGGACTACCTCCTCTCCCAGAAGAAGAAGCTGCTCCGGAAGCaagagctgaagctgaagcgaCTGCAGAAGGAGAATAAGCTCCCCAAACAG GCTGCTGCCTCCAAGGGCACATCCATCTCCATCAATGTCAACACTACTGTCGTGGACATCGAGAGCAACAACGATGTGGAGGGCTCCAAGGCCAAG GAGGCGAGCGCAGGGACTGAGCTAGAGGAAACAGGAGCCTGGGCTCCAGAAGATGCCAAAGCCTCAGACATGTCCTCGCTGAAGGCCCTAGGCCTGCCTCAGCCAGATTTCCACACCCTCATCCTGGACCTGAGCTCCTTCTCCTTCGTGGACACTGTGTGTCTCAAGAGCCTGAAGAAT ATTTTCCGTGACTTCAGGGAGATCGAGGTGGAGGTGTACATGGCCGCCTGCCACG CTCCCGTGATCAAGCAGCTTGAGGATGGGCACTTCTTCGACGCTTCTATCACCAAGCAGCATCTGTTTGCCTCGGTCCATGACGCTGTCCTCTTTGCACTCCAACAGCGGAGGTCCAGCCCCGTCGACCCTGTTTTG gTTACCAAACTCTGA